The following are encoded in a window of Methanobrevibacter ruminantium M1 genomic DNA:
- a CDS encoding molybdenum cofactor guanylyltransferase, which yields MNNQNKYSCIVLAGGMSRRMGQDKGSMIIYNKPMILHILERLNHKINDAVIVLNNAERISIYRNLLNQYADNDIEENFDYELSFIEDEVKSKGPISGVMTGLKNIKTDYALVLPCDSPFISGEYIESMFGILDENPLADAIIPFHIKSNKDKFKDNEEFNFKNADEMSLEMKIQNSEPLHSIYKKDNLNNIKSLLDDDSLYVKSFIRSLKSPVFIEVDNKVLFDDDFKNLNKQEDIDNLKFKK from the coding sequence ATGAATAATCAAAATAAGTATTCTTGCATAGTTTTAGCTGGAGGCATGAGCAGAAGAATGGGTCAGGATAAGGGATCTATGATTATTTACAATAAACCTATGATTTTACACATACTTGAAAGGCTAAACCATAAGATAAATGATGCTGTAATTGTTTTAAATAATGCAGAAAGGATTTCAATTTATAGAAATCTTCTAAATCAATATGCAGACAATGATATAGAAGAAAATTTTGATTATGAATTGAGCTTCATTGAGGATGAGGTCAAGTCAAAAGGCCCTATTTCAGGGGTCATGACTGGATTAAAGAATATAAAAACAGATTATGCACTAGTATTGCCTTGCGACTCTCCATTTATAAGTGGAGAATATATAGAAAGCATGTTTGGGATTCTTGATGAAAATCCTTTAGCAGATGCCATAATCCCTTTTCATATTAAGTCAAATAAGGATAAGTTCAAGGACAATGAGGAGTTTAACTTTAAAAATGCAGATGAAATGTCTTTAGAGATGAAGATACAGAATTCAGAGCCTTTGCATTCAATTTATAAAAAGGACAATCTGAATAATATAAAATCTCTTTTAGATGATGACAGCTTGTATGTGAAATCTTTTATCAGGTCTTTAAAAAGCCCTGTTTTTATTGAAGTGGATAATAAGGTTTTATTTGATGATGACTTTAAAAATCTAAATAAACAAGAGGATATTGATAATTTAAAGTTTAAAAAATAG
- the rnc gene encoding ribonuclease III yields MDILNKFDIVPNDMELYETAFTHSSYASKHHLNDYERLEFLGDSVLNMLTSEFLQNMHPDFGEGKLTKLRANYVCQNALIVYSHEFGLDKCVKLNLEDNALTDNEVISITADVFESFLGAIYLDQGISKCKEFLTITVFPYIENEQIFFHDYKSTIKEYGDAIDKEITYELIEEHGAPHDKTFVMKILIDGVDFGHGVGKSKKEAEQVAACNAIKTLRLDHGQDVAYMRLYK; encoded by the coding sequence ATGGATATATTAAATAAGTTTGACATAGTGCCAAATGATATGGAACTGTATGAGACAGCATTTACACACTCATCCTATGCCTCCAAGCATCATTTGAACGATTATGAAAGATTAGAATTTTTAGGTGACTCTGTTTTAAACATGCTCACTTCTGAATTTCTTCAAAACATGCATCCTGATTTCGGTGAAGGCAAATTGACTAAGCTTAGGGCTAATTATGTCTGTCAGAATGCATTGATTGTTTATTCACATGAGTTTGGATTGGACAAATGCGTGAAATTGAATCTTGAGGACAATGCATTAACTGATAATGAGGTCATTTCAATCACAGCTGATGTCTTCGAATCCTTTTTAGGAGCCATCTATCTAGACCAAGGCATTTCTAAGTGTAAGGAGTTCCTGACAATAACAGTATTTCCTTATATTGAAAATGAGCAGATTTTCTTCCATGACTATAAGTCAACTATAAAAGAATATGGCGATGCCATAGATAAGGAAATCACTTATGAGCTGATTGAAGAGCATGGCGCTCCCCATGACAAGACATTTGTGATGAAAATATTGATAGATGGCGTTGATTTCGGCCATGGAGTAGGAAAGAGCAAGAAGGAAGCTGAACAAGTCGCTGCCTGCAATGCAATTAAGACTTTAAGATTGGATCATGGCCAGGATGTTGCGTATATGCGTTTGTATAAATAG